A stretch of Aedes aegypti strain LVP_AGWG chromosome 2, AaegL5.0 Primary Assembly, whole genome shotgun sequence DNA encodes these proteins:
- the LOC5566134 gene encoding cyclin-dependent kinase 10 has product MTKDKRKAEHDGKQVTDKAAVGSGSSDPVGPIVRKGALMSFRSKKFTNIPIKDMYGRCRYVNAFMKCNRVGEGTYGIVFRARDTENEEIVALKKVRIDQEMFKDGFPVSGLREIQILKNCNHENVVKLKEVVVGNSLESIFLVMEFCEQDLASLLDNMETPFSESQVKCIVNQLLKGLKYLHSQFIIHRDLKVSNLLLTDKGCLKIADFGLARYISDSDKPMTPGLVTLWYRPPELLFGSKVQTTAVDMWATGCILGELLAHKPLLPGVSEISQIELIIELLGTPSETIWPDFSSLPAVQNFTLRSQPYNNLKPKFAWLSSAGLRLLNFLFMYDPKKRATAEECLQSSYFKEAPLPCDPKLMPTFPHHRELKNTAKEPTEISASTDQITIPTISDLLGSLVKKRRTE; this is encoded by the exons ATGACCAAAG ACAAACGAAAGGCCGAGCATGATGGCAAACAAGTCACGGATAAAGCCGCTGTCGGATCCGGCAGCAGTGATCCGGTAGGGCCAATTGTCCGGAAGGGAGCGCTGATGTCGTTCCGCTCGAAGAAGTTCACAAACATCCCGATTAAGGATATG TATGGCAGATGTCGATATGTGAACGCTTTCATGAAGTGTAATCGAGTTGGTGAAGGAACTTACGGGATCGTAT TTCGCGCACGAGACACGGAGAACGAAGAAATTGTTGCCCTCAAGAAGGTCCGGATCGATCAGGAAATGTTCAAAGACGGTTTTCCGGTCAGTGGCCTACGCgagattcaaattttgaaaaactgtaACCACGAAAACGTCGTCAAGCTAAAGGAGGTGGTTGTGGGTAACAGTTTGGAAAGCATCTTTCTGGTGATGGAATTCTGCGAACAGGACTTGGCTTCCCTGCTGGACAATATGGAGACACCATTCTCCGAGTCGCAAGTAAAATGCATTGTGAATCAGCTGCTGAAAGGATTGAAGTATCTGCATTCACAATTCATCATACATAGAGATTTGAAGGTTTCGAATCTGCTGCTGACTGACAAAGGCTGCTTGAAGATTGCAGATTTCGGATTGGCACGATACATAAGCGATTCCGATAAACCAATGACCCCTGGACTGGTAACTCTTTGGTATCGTCCTCCAGAGCTACTGTTCGGATCAAAAGTTCAGACTACAGCAGTGGACATGTGGGCCACAGGATGCATTCTAGGAGAACTGTTAGCCCATAAACCGCTTTTGCCTGGAGTGAGTGAAATTTCTCAGATCGAGCTCATCATCGAATTGCTGGGAACTCCATCGGAAACCATTTGGCCAGACTTTTCATCGTTGCCAGCGGTGCAAAATTTCACACTCAGGTCTCAACCCTACAACAATCTGAAACCGAAATTTGCCTGGCTTTCCTCCGCGGGACTTCGCTTACTAAATTTCCTCTTCATGTACGACCCTAAGAAGCGTGCCACGGCAGAAGAGTGCCTCCAGAGCAGCTATTTCAAAGAAGCTCCTCTGCCATGTGATCCCAAACTGATGCCCACATTCCCgcaccatcgggaactgaaaaACACCGCCAAGGAACCAACGGAAATTTCGGCTTCTACAGACCAGATTACAATACCAACCATTTCCGATCTGCTGGGTTCATTGGTGAAGAAACGACGAACGGAATAA
- the LOC5566137 gene encoding 39S ribosomal protein L42, mitochondrial gives MSLCGRIFRRWNHFVTLKQYENVQVARGNPQNLVQRVNPAFGGKVFVAWHPEPTFPYECSKPIERTSVKSGPSLVRDELVLSGASQLKAKHPEMVREELSKVTFTTKHRWFPRARDKKAKKTPMDREYL, from the coding sequence ATGTCGCTGTGCGGTCGTATTTTCCGTCGCTGGAATCATTTTGTTACGCTAAAACAGTACGAAAATGTCCAAGTGGCCAGAGGGAACCCCCAGAACCTAGTGCAACGCGTCAACCCTGCCTTCGGTGGTAAAGTTTTCGTGGCCTGGCACCCGGAGCCAACATTTCCCTACGAGTGTTCGAAACCCATCGAGAGAACCTCGGTGAAATCCGGCCCATCGTTGGTGCGTGACGAACTGGTCCTGTCCGGAGCCAGCCAACTGAAAGCCAAACATCCGGAAATGGTACGCGAGGAGCTCTCCAAAGTCACCTTTACGACAAAACATCGCTGGTTCCCGAGAGCTCGCGACAAGAAAGCCAAGAAGACTCCAATGGATCGGGAATATCTTTAG
- the LOC5566133 gene encoding conserved oligomeric Golgi complex subunit 5 — translation MEKTEPDICDTMQNDDFFRIFLEDRQEAKANLSTTMTITEQIAKLSEGLEQISAHLQTQVRGQYGALLSQANHAGRLHTAISSISGHIDSLQHSADRLKKQINVPYEQLETQTKILGHLHEASHVLRQSGRFLQIYKALDKATELPEQARIVYELESVMEDVDLSQIEFLKDEISAMTAVKARLVKVANRDLFQGIQNAKEDETKNCLKIFLNLKTLAKCLENISATYQRYIRDSIKECYAASDVGKLRKQDTSSGSNNKDKIDRGSTKGPGKAPVLGSSTHFRTKLWQALEWLFLDEFYSYCQQIAFLQRCLLGLPLSEDCLTMAKTIGKDFWNKLEKQLIESFSTAQPHVYQALQQGLPKMLSVARALEKKIDNAFVFGEKTFVALEAGYLEKCANNLKTVLVDIDFPNQEVIDNVVRVASTELNAAIVDDRLTRQVTDVICASNQDLWNRIERNVKLGGDTQQVLDNPNVSQSQNITLANIVHYHHEAICRLIQNLGPNFVSTDSATKLKKSLNDGRTITLAIMQQLIASIHSAVNIILLSMHREPGLNTASISTAGPSFYMKELQDFLVRSWNSHIVPFADKSVIDESGQHLAARCIELFVQNVSILRPISNSGRQRLKADCHHLELALKPIVPDLAVLGKSFRLLRAMSSLLAVSAEELIEHTSGAGGVVPSYIVLFMLFGFAGPDLASPHATAGWSNEKLIQWLESHSSERDRLELITGALQKYRAVVRQKNISQYDVVYPLIANYLEESLKELASQ, via the exons ATGGAAAAAACCGAACCGGATATCTGCGATACGATGCAAAATGATG ATTTCTTCCGAATCTTCCTGGAGGATCGTCAGGAGGCCAAAGCGAATCTTTCCACGACCATGACCATTACGGAGCAGATAGCCAAGTTGTCCGAGGGTCTGGAACAAATTTCGGCTCATCTGCAGACGCAGGTCCGCGGTCAGTATGGAGCGCTTCTGTCCCAGGCAAATCACGCAGGTCGACTCCACACGGCCATCAGTTCCATTTCCGGCCACATTGACTCCCTGCAGCACAGTGCGGACCGATTGAAGAAACAGATTAACGTTCCGTACGAACAGCTGGAAACGCAAACCAAAATCTTGGGCCATTTGCATGAGGCGTCCCATGTCCTCCGGCAAAGTGGCCGGTTTTTGCAAATCTATAAAGCCTTGGACAAGGCGACGGAACTTCCGGAACAGGCACGGATCGTGTATGAACTTGAAAGCGTCATGGAAGACGTTGACCTGAGTCAAATAGAGTTCTTGAAAGATGAAATTTCTGCCATGACCGCAGTGAAGGCTCGTCTTGTGAAG GTTGCCAATAGGGATCTATTCCAAGGCATTCAAAATGCAAAGGAAGACGAAACAAAGAACTGCTTGAAAATTTTCCTCAATTTAAAAACACTTGCAAAGTGCCTGGAAAACATTTCGGCCACTTATCAGAGATACATTAGAG ATTCTATAAAAGAATGCTACGCGGCTTCGGATGTTGGAAAATTGCGTAAGCAGGATACATCTTCCGGCAGCAACAACAAAGACAAGATTGATAGAGGTTCCACGAAAGGTCCCGGAAAGGCTCCGGTTTTGGGCAGTTCGACTCACTTCCGGACCAAACTGTGGCAAGCTCTGGAATGGCTCTTCTTGGACGAATTCTACAGCTACTGTCAGCAGATAGCATTTCTACAGCGTTGTTTGCTGGGCTTACCCTTGTCGGAGGATTGCCTCACCATGGCCAAAACCATAGGCAAGGACTTTTGGAATAAATTGGAAAAGCAACTTATCGAATCGTTTTCGACTGCTCAGCCGCACGTTTACCAAGCGCTTCAGCAGGGCCTTCCGAAGATGCTTTCCGTGGCACGTGCCCTGGAGAAGAAAATCGACAACGCGTTTGTGTTTGGAGAAAAGACATTTGTGGCACTGGAGGCCGGATATCTGGAGAAGTGCGCCAACAATTTGAAAACGGTGCTGGTCGATATAGACTTTCCGAACCAGGAAGTTATCGATAACGTCGTACGAGTGGCTTCTACGGAGTTGAATGCAGCAATTGTGGATGATCGTCTGACGCGTCAGGTGAcggacgtaatttgtgcatcgAACCAAGACTTGTGGAACAGAATAGAACGCAATGTGAAACTTGGAGGCGACACGCAGCAAGTTTTGG ATAATCCCAATGTATCCCAGTCGCAGAATATTACACTGGCAAACATTGTCCACTACCACCACGAAGCAATTTGCAGACTGATTCAAAACTTAGGCCCGAATTTCGTCAGCACCGATTCGGCGACCAAGTTGAAAAAGAGTCTTAACGATGGTCGTACGATAACCCTTGCCATCATGCAACAACTGATAGCGTCGATTCATTCTGCCGTGAATATAATATTGCTAAGTATGCACCGCGAACCGGGTCTCAATACGGCATCGATTTCCACGGCTGGCCCGTCGTTCTACATGAAAGAGCTACAGGATTTCTTGGTGCGTTCGTGGAATTCCCACATTGTTCCATTCGCGGACAAGTCAGTGATCGATGAAAGCGGACAGCATTTGGCTGCTCGATGCATTGAGCTTTTCGTGCAGAATGTTTCGATTCTGCGACCAATCTCCAACTCTGGCCGACAAAGACTCAAAGCCGATTGCCATCATTTGGAACTGGCGCTGAAGCCCATTGTTCCTGATTTGGCGGTTTTAGGGAAAAGCTTTCGCTTGTTGAGAGCCATGTCATCGCTTCTGGCAGTTTCGGCTGAGGAATTGATAGAGCACACTTCGGGAGCCGGTGGAGTGGTACCATCCTATATTGTCCTGTTCATGTTGTTTGGCTTTGCTGGACCGGATTTAGCCAGCCCACATGCTACAGCCGGGTGGTCAAATGAGAAACTGATTCAGTGGTTGGAATCACATTCCTCGGAACGTGATAGGTTGGAACTGATCACAGGGGCTTTACAAAAATATCGAGCCGTCGTTCGACAGAAGAACATTTCCCAATACGATGTGGTGTATCCGCTAATTGCCAACtatttggaggaatctttgaaagagctTGCATCCCAATAG